A genomic window from Vibrio echinoideorum includes:
- a CDS encoding AAA family ATPase, producing the protein MKLTKFRVRNFRSINDSGEITTDNLTAILGRNESGKSNILLALQHLNPSGGMTEIEAIKNFPRHRRLGEQDENTRFLDTEWTLSQQERESLSSIFPRASEVSTVTIARPYGKTKYIGLVGLKDQSLDVKAINRIIDKIVTLLDALKNEDNAENVKAVVQEVDMLKATEALSVETWLEAVLGRYDHTLRDAAQYTLERQDDYLDLKDDFAQIVTALNDGEQEKKACEFIVECLPIFVYIDEYPHLDGHQNLGTLSQHRQNSQLTAEDEGFIKLCKVADIDPIKLQELASDPETRNQLVNRAGAVVTSEIRRLWTDRELKVRFNLDGNYFDTYISDPTSTYDVEVNLNERSRGFRWFFSFYITFFADTHGGDAENAIILLDEPGLYLHAKSQSDLLKHLDEDFSNQIIYTTHSPFLVPTKQLSTVKTVNICQEKGTTVTNDPTGDSTTLFPLQAALGYEVSQSLFIGSNNLVVEGVTDFWYLSSMSEYLKSLGRTGLMDKITITPAGGAQKIPYLVSLLSSQHLNLLVLLDHEKEALATKNDLITNHKLTKRNVILVSEATENDVAELDIEDLFGPEYFLSLAEEAYRGEVTDDLTYNDKIPRVCKRFEKAMKDSGIKKQFVKAKPARLFMSKLSEGKGSNLPEEVIYSFESLFKLINKRMK; encoded by the coding sequence ATGAAACTCACAAAATTCCGAGTTAGAAATTTTCGTTCAATCAATGATAGCGGTGAGATTACGACAGACAACTTAACTGCAATACTAGGTCGTAATGAAAGTGGCAAGTCTAATATATTACTCGCTCTTCAACACTTAAACCCTTCAGGCGGTATGACAGAGATTGAAGCCATAAAGAACTTTCCTCGCCATCGCAGACTTGGAGAACAGGACGAAAATACACGGTTCCTTGATACTGAATGGACGTTGTCGCAACAGGAAAGAGAGTCCCTGTCTTCTATTTTTCCTAGAGCGTCTGAAGTTTCAACCGTCACGATTGCTCGTCCATATGGAAAAACAAAATACATAGGTTTGGTTGGCTTAAAAGACCAGAGCTTAGATGTAAAAGCAATAAATAGAATTATTGATAAGATCGTTACGCTCCTAGATGCTCTAAAAAACGAGGATAACGCTGAAAATGTCAAAGCCGTAGTACAAGAGGTCGACATGTTGAAAGCAACTGAGGCTCTCTCTGTTGAGACCTGGTTGGAAGCAGTTTTAGGCCGATATGATCATACGCTTAGAGATGCTGCACAATACACGTTAGAGAGGCAAGACGACTACCTCGACCTTAAAGATGACTTCGCACAAATAGTGACAGCTTTAAATGATGGTGAACAAGAGAAAAAAGCTTGTGAATTTATAGTGGAATGCCTCCCTATTTTTGTTTACATCGATGAATACCCACATTTGGATGGACATCAGAACCTCGGCACTCTTAGTCAGCATCGACAAAATAGCCAGCTGACTGCAGAAGACGAAGGTTTCATTAAATTGTGTAAAGTTGCGGATATAGATCCAATTAAGCTCCAAGAGTTAGCGTCAGATCCTGAGACACGAAACCAACTAGTTAACAGGGCAGGGGCTGTTGTTACCAGTGAGATTAGACGCTTATGGACAGACCGTGAGTTGAAAGTCCGTTTCAATTTGGATGGCAACTATTTCGATACGTATATATCCGATCCGACGTCTACTTATGATGTTGAAGTTAATCTGAACGAAAGGAGCCGAGGGTTTAGGTGGTTTTTTTCATTCTACATTACGTTTTTTGCAGATACACATGGCGGTGATGCAGAGAATGCTATCATTCTTTTGGATGAGCCTGGGCTATACCTACATGCAAAATCCCAAAGTGATCTGTTAAAGCATCTTGATGAAGACTTTAGCAATCAGATTATTTATACAACGCACTCACCTTTCCTAGTCCCGACAAAACAACTTTCCACAGTCAAGACTGTGAATATATGCCAAGAAAAAGGAACAACAGTTACTAACGACCCCACAGGTGATTCAACTACGCTATTCCCTTTGCAAGCGGCACTCGGGTATGAAGTTTCTCAGTCGTTATTTATTGGCTCAAACAATTTGGTTGTCGAGGGGGTTACTGATTTTTGGTATCTGTCATCGATGTCTGAGTACCTGAAATCGTTGGGTAGGACAGGTTTGATGGATAAGATAACTATAACTCCAGCTGGCGGAGCTCAAAAAATACCATACCTGGTAAGTTTATTGTCTTCTCAACATCTTAATTTATTGGTGTTGCTCGATCATGAAAAAGAAGCACTTGCCACTAAAAACGATCTGATAACTAATCACAAACTAACTAAAAGGAACGTCATTTTAGTATCTGAAGCAACAGAGAACGACGTTGCTGAATTAGATATTGAAGACCTATTTGGTCCCGAGTACTTCCTTTCTCTGGCAGAAGAAGCCTATAGAGGCGAGGTAACCGATGACCTCACATACAACGATAAGATTCCAAGGGTCTGCAAACGATTCGAAAAAGCGATGAAAGATTCCGGTATCAAGAAACAATTTGTGAAAGCAAAGCCTGCGAGATTATTTATGAGTAAACTCTCAGAAGGTAAAGGTAGCAATCTTCCAGAAGAAGTAATTTATAGCTTTGAGTCACTATTCAAACTTATCAATAAACGAATGAAATAG
- the yhhA gene encoding YhhA family cyclophane-containing RiPP (triceptide-type peptide natural product; maturases include a radical SAM/SPASM enzyme and a 2OG-Fe(II) oxygenase), whose translation MNIQTTQPTTTKQFSPVLSRLMEEVKNNKNNVNGAYDRTHNRHNRGQ comes from the coding sequence ATGAATATTCAAACTACACAACCAACAACTACAAAGCAGTTTAGCCCTGTGTTATCACGTTTAATGGAAGAGGTTAAAAACAATAAGAATAACGTCAATGGCGCTTATGACCGAACTCACAATCGACACAATAGAGGTCAATAA